One genomic segment of Pseudonocardia sp. T1-2H includes these proteins:
- a CDS encoding DUF1003 domain-containing protein, with the protein MPEQHTSRRLDQPRLGRRRFELDPDGFARLSERVARYLGTGRFLAIQTVVVVVWIGLNLVAWRIRWDPYPFILLNLAFSTQAAYAAPLILLAQNRQDDRDRIALDEDRRRAERTKADTEYLARELAALRIAVGEVATRDYLRSELDRLTATLQAAVDGQPPARDRDRSRRAGRSAAGD; encoded by the coding sequence ATGCCTGAGCAGCACACGTCCCGGCGGCTGGACCAGCCGCGGCTCGGCCGCCGCCGGTTCGAGCTGGACCCGGACGGCTTCGCCAGGCTCTCCGAGCGGGTCGCCCGCTACCTCGGCACCGGGCGCTTCCTCGCGATCCAGACCGTGGTCGTCGTGGTCTGGATCGGGCTGAACCTCGTGGCGTGGCGGATCCGGTGGGACCCGTACCCGTTCATCCTGCTCAACCTGGCCTTCTCCACACAGGCCGCCTACGCCGCCCCGCTGATCCTGCTCGCCCAGAACCGGCAGGACGACCGGGACCGCATCGCGCTCGACGAGGACCGCCGCCGTGCCGAACGCACGAAGGCGGACACCGAGTACCTCGCCCGCGAGCTCGCCGCGCTGCGGATCGCGGTGGGCGAGGTCGCCACCCGGGACTACCTGCGCAGCGAGCTGGACCGGCTGACGGCGACCCTGCAGGCTGCCGTCGACGGTCAGCCGCCCGCGCGCGACCGCGACCGTTCCCGGCGGGCGGGCCGCTCGGCGGCGGGTGACTGA
- a CDS encoding Mrp/NBP35 family ATP-binding protein, translated as MSVMGNTSTETMEQAVRAALTKVEDPEIHRPITDLGMVKSVAVAPDGVAAVGVYLTVAGCPMRETITSRVTTAVMDVPGIRDVRVELDVMSDEQRTAMRKSLRGDSEEPVIPFSQPGSLTRVYCVASGKGGVGKSSVTVNLAAAMAAKGLKVGVVDADIYGHSVPRMLGADARPTKVENMIMPPQAHGVKVISIGMFVQDNTPVVWRGPMLHRALQQFLADVFWGDLDVLLLDLPPGTGDIAISTAQLIPNAELIVVTTPQQAAAEVAERAGSIALQTRQRLAGVVENMSWMEMPDGSRMEVFGSGGGQTVADSLTKSLGAPVKLLGQIPLEPRLRECGDSGTPIVRAQPESPAARALQGIADTLTVRSRGLAGMSLNISPVRK; from the coding sequence ATGTCCGTCATGGGAAACACCAGCACCGAGACGATGGAGCAGGCCGTCCGGGCCGCCCTGACCAAGGTCGAGGACCCCGAGATCCACCGGCCCATCACGGATCTCGGCATGGTCAAGAGCGTCGCCGTCGCGCCGGACGGCGTCGCGGCCGTCGGCGTCTACCTCACCGTCGCCGGCTGTCCGATGCGCGAGACGATCACCTCCCGCGTCACCACCGCCGTCATGGACGTGCCCGGCATCCGCGACGTGCGGGTCGAGCTCGACGTGATGAGCGACGAGCAGCGCACCGCGATGCGCAAGAGCCTGCGCGGGGACTCCGAGGAGCCGGTCATCCCGTTCTCCCAGCCGGGCTCGCTGACGCGCGTGTACTGCGTCGCCTCCGGCAAGGGCGGCGTCGGCAAGTCCTCGGTGACGGTCAACCTCGCCGCGGCCATGGCCGCGAAGGGCCTCAAGGTCGGCGTCGTCGACGCGGACATCTACGGCCACTCGGTGCCGCGGATGCTCGGCGCGGACGCCCGGCCCACCAAGGTCGAAAACATGATCATGCCGCCGCAGGCGCACGGCGTGAAGGTGATCTCCATCGGGATGTTCGTGCAGGACAACACCCCGGTGGTGTGGCGCGGCCCGATGCTGCACCGCGCGCTGCAGCAGTTCCTGGCGGACGTGTTCTGGGGAGACCTGGACGTCCTGTTGCTGGACCTGCCGCCCGGCACCGGTGACATCGCCATCTCCACCGCGCAGCTGATCCCCAACGCCGAGCTGATCGTGGTGACCACGCCGCAGCAGGCTGCGGCCGAGGTCGCAGAGCGCGCGGGCTCGATCGCACTGCAGACCCGTCAGCGCCTCGCCGGCGTCGTCGAGAACATGTCCTGGATGGAGATGCCCGACGGCTCGCGCATGGAGGTCTTCGGGTCCGGCGGCGGCCAGACCGTCGCGGACTCGCTGACGAAGTCCCTGGGCGCGCCGGTGAAGCTGCTCGGCCAGATCCCGCTCGAGCCGCGGCTGCGGGAGTGCGGGGACTCGGGCACCCCGATCGTCCGGGCGCAGCCGGAGAGCCCCGCCGCCCGGGCGCTGCAGGGCATCGCGGACACCCTCACGGTGCGGAGCCGGGGCCTGGCGGGGATGAGCCTGAACATCTCCCCGGTCCGCAAGTAA
- a CDS encoding MarR family winged helix-turn-helix transcriptional regulator, with translation MPSPEELASWRAFLRAHATITRALETELEAEQRLSLAAYDVLVQLAEAPQRRLRMTELADAVLLSRSGVTRLVDRLERSGLVRRERVANDGRGVAALLTPAGLDRLRTASRTHLRGVTRHFVRHLEPADLATMERIGRTLAARQDPSGRKAPE, from the coding sequence GTGCCCTCCCCGGAGGAGCTGGCGTCGTGGCGGGCCTTCCTGCGCGCGCACGCCACGATCACCCGGGCGCTCGAGACCGAACTGGAGGCCGAGCAGCGACTCTCGCTGGCGGCCTACGACGTGCTGGTGCAGCTGGCGGAGGCGCCGCAACGCAGGTTGCGGATGACCGAGCTCGCGGACGCCGTGCTGCTGTCCCGTTCCGGGGTGACCCGGCTCGTGGACCGGCTCGAACGCTCCGGCCTGGTGCGGCGGGAACGGGTCGCGAACGACGGCCGGGGGGTCGCCGCGCTGCTCACCCCCGCCGGGCTGGACCGGCTCCGGACGGCGTCGCGGACCCATCTGCGGGGGGTGACCCGGCACTTCGTCCGGCACCTGGAGCCGGCGGACCTGGCCACGATGGAGCGGATCGGCCGGACGCTGGCCGCCCGCCAGGACCCGTCGGGCCGGAAGGCACCCGAGTAG
- a CDS encoding DUF3830 family protein, translating into MPKFIRISLERRGVSCVAELLEKDAPRTAAAVWEALADGPLGGPAQHAKYARNEVYSIVPRFGPTIGQENPTVTPIPGDVCYFDFHGGMLDASFKQDQDIDQAQGGIDLAIFYGRNNLLLNGDVGWVPGNVYATIVENLDAMAEACHDVWRSGSVGERLVYERAPDQSSE; encoded by the coding sequence TTGCCGAAGTTCATCAGGATCTCCCTCGAGCGTCGTGGCGTCTCCTGTGTCGCCGAGCTGCTGGAGAAGGATGCCCCGCGAACCGCGGCCGCGGTGTGGGAGGCGCTGGCCGACGGTCCGCTGGGTGGGCCCGCCCAGCACGCCAAGTACGCGCGCAACGAGGTCTACTCGATCGTCCCGCGGTTCGGCCCGACGATCGGCCAGGAGAACCCGACGGTCACCCCGATCCCCGGCGACGTCTGCTACTTCGACTTCCACGGCGGCATGCTCGACGCGTCGTTCAAGCAGGACCAGGACATCGACCAGGCCCAGGGCGGGATCGACCTGGCGATCTTCTACGGCCGGAACAACCTGCTGCTCAACGGCGATGTGGGCTGGGTGCCCGGGAACGTCTACGCCACCATCGTGGAGAATCTCGACGCGATGGCGGAGGCGTGCCACGACGTGTGGCGCTCCGGCAGTGTGGGGGAGCGGCTCGTCTACGAGCGTGCCCCCGACCAGTCGTCCGAGTAG
- a CDS encoding AEC family transporter: protein MSGILEGFLVIGVVVGVGYLIGRAGVLGPSATQVLSRTAFFVASPALLFVTLQAADVRAVFSEALIVTAGSSSLACLLYVPIGRWWRRRPAGETAIGAMASGYVNAGNLGIPIATYALGSAAEVAPVLLFQLAVLTPLFSTVLDVVSSSGEHSSRMRTISAPLRNPLAVASGIGIVASLVDFHPPEPVMAPIQLIADLAVPGMLLAFGISLRGAARPGSGSPGRCCCRSW from the coding sequence GTGAGCGGCATCCTCGAGGGTTTCCTCGTCATCGGCGTCGTCGTGGGCGTCGGCTACCTGATCGGCCGCGCCGGGGTGCTCGGCCCGTCGGCCACCCAGGTCCTGTCCCGCACCGCGTTCTTCGTCGCCAGCCCGGCCCTGTTGTTCGTCACCCTGCAGGCGGCGGACGTCCGGGCGGTGTTCTCCGAGGCGCTGATCGTCACCGCCGGGTCGAGCTCGCTGGCCTGCCTGCTGTACGTGCCGATCGGGCGCTGGTGGCGCAGGCGCCCGGCGGGCGAGACGGCGATCGGGGCGATGGCCAGCGGCTACGTCAACGCGGGCAACCTCGGCATCCCGATCGCGACGTACGCGCTGGGCAGCGCCGCCGAGGTCGCCCCGGTGCTGCTGTTCCAGCTCGCCGTACTGACGCCGCTGTTCTCCACCGTGCTCGACGTCGTGTCCTCGAGCGGGGAACACTCCTCCCGGATGCGGACGATCTCCGCGCCGCTGCGGAACCCGCTGGCGGTGGCGAGCGGGATCGGCATCGTCGCGTCGCTCGTCGACTTCCACCCGCCCGAACCGGTGATGGCGCCGATCCAGCTGATCGCGGACCTCGCCGTGCCCGGCATGCTGCTGGCGTTCGGGATCTCGCTGCGGGGTGCGGCGCGGCCCGGCTCGGGGAGTCCCGGCCGCTGCTGCTGTCGATCGTGGTGA
- a CDS encoding maleate cis-trans isomerase family protein — translation MSTGTPTVGILYPGFSAEDDYPRAEQLLGDARLPLVHTLMREDAHRVDALLDVGGDEILADGARAVAEQAGPLDSIIWACTSGSFVFGWDGAAAQVDALRKVAGVPASSTSFAFVDACRRLGITRVAVGATYPDDVAERFVEFLGKAGITVLTLSARGIVTAAEVGTLPGDLVLDFAAAADHADAQAVLLPDTALHTVDLLDALDARVGKPVLTANQVSIWQGLRLAGQDERRKGFGALFAGN, via the coding sequence ATGAGCACTGGCACGCCGACCGTCGGCATCCTCTACCCCGGCTTCTCCGCCGAGGACGACTACCCGCGCGCCGAGCAGCTCCTCGGCGACGCCCGCCTCCCGCTCGTGCACACCCTGATGCGGGAGGACGCGCACCGCGTCGACGCGCTGCTGGACGTCGGCGGCGACGAGATCCTCGCGGACGGGGCCCGGGCGGTCGCGGAGCAGGCCGGGCCGTTGGACTCGATCATCTGGGCCTGCACGTCCGGCAGCTTCGTCTTCGGCTGGGACGGCGCCGCGGCGCAGGTCGACGCGCTGCGGAAGGTGGCGGGGGTACCGGCGTCGAGCACGTCGTTCGCCTTCGTCGACGCCTGCCGGCGGCTCGGGATCACCAGGGTCGCCGTGGGGGCCACCTACCCGGACGACGTGGCGGAGCGGTTCGTCGAGTTCCTCGGCAAGGCCGGGATCACGGTCCTGACGCTCTCGGCGCGCGGGATCGTCACCGCCGCCGAGGTCGGCACGCTGCCCGGGGACCTGGTGCTGGACTTCGCCGCGGCCGCGGACCACGCGGACGCGCAGGCCGTCCTGCTGCCGGACACGGCGCTGCACACGGTCGACCTGCTCGACGCCCTCGACGCGCGGGTGGGCAAGCCGGTGCTGACGGCGAACCAGGTGAGTATCTGGCAGGGCCTGCGCCTCGCCGGGCAGGACGAGCGGCGGAAGGGCTTCGGCGCCTTGTTCGCCGGGAACTGA
- a CDS encoding maleate cis-trans isomerase family protein, with product MPEDVSLYLTRLPFFTTPVTVQMAVAVGDRRAVRRATRDVLTPRPGTVTFACTSGSFVSGVQGEYVLRRTMIEAGAPTASTTSGALIDALQVLGVTRLAIATPYIEAVTTRLVTYLADHGVATVASEGLGLLGNIWRVSYDQVVDIVRAVDRPEAEALFISCTNLPTYDIIEPLEQALGKPVLTANQVTMWASLRAIGRQAVGGGRLLSAPEQQLSMA from the coding sequence GTGCCCGAGGACGTCTCCCTCTACCTGACCCGGCTGCCGTTCTTCACGACGCCGGTGACGGTCCAGATGGCCGTCGCGGTCGGGGACCGCCGGGCGGTGCGCCGGGCGACCAGGGACGTGCTGACGCCGCGGCCCGGCACCGTCACGTTCGCGTGCACGTCGGGCAGCTTCGTCAGCGGGGTCCAGGGCGAGTACGTGCTCCGCCGGACGATGATCGAGGCCGGGGCGCCCACCGCGTCGACCACGAGCGGGGCGCTGATCGACGCGTTGCAGGTCCTCGGCGTCACCCGGCTGGCGATCGCGACGCCGTACATCGAGGCGGTGACGACCCGGCTGGTCACCTACCTCGCGGACCACGGCGTGGCGACGGTGGCGAGCGAGGGGCTCGGGCTGCTCGGCAACATCTGGCGGGTGAGCTACGACCAGGTCGTCGACATCGTCCGCGCGGTGGACCGGCCGGAGGCCGAGGCGTTGTTCATCAGCTGCACCAACCTGCCCACCTACGACATCATCGAGCCGCTCGAGCAGGCGCTGGGCAAGCCGGTGCTGACGGCGAACCAGGTGACGATGTGGGCGTCGCTGCGGGCGATCGGCCGGCAGGCGGTCGGCGGCGGCCGGCTGCTCTCCGCGCCCGAGCAGCAGCTGTCGATGGCGTGA
- a CDS encoding D-2-hydroxyacid dehydrogenase — MIAVLTGDDRPAGLEERADGAEIRFASESTLAAALPGADVLLTWDFLSHAVPGAWHAADSVRWVHTASAGVDKVTFPELLASDAVLTNSRGIFDRPMAEYVLGCVLAFAKDLPGTLALQSRTRWRHRETEGVAGKRATVVGSGPIGHAIADLLRAVGLRTELVGRRGGEGVHPFDALDGLLPTTDFLVLAAPLTDTTRGMLDKAALDALPDSARVINVGRGGLVVEQDLVDALAGRRIAGAALDVFETEPLPDDSPLWAMPNVIVSPHMSGDVVGWRDLLVDLFLDNLTRYRAGEPLRNVVDKSLGYVSGKG; from the coding sequence GTGATTGCCGTGCTCACCGGCGACGATCGGCCGGCCGGTCTGGAAGAACGCGCGGACGGGGCCGAGATCCGGTTCGCGAGCGAATCGACGCTCGCCGCCGCGCTGCCCGGGGCGGACGTCCTGCTGACGTGGGACTTCCTCTCCCACGCCGTCCCCGGCGCCTGGCACGCCGCGGACTCGGTCCGCTGGGTGCACACCGCGAGCGCGGGCGTGGACAAGGTCACGTTCCCCGAGCTGCTCGCCTCGGACGCCGTGCTGACGAACTCCCGCGGCATCTTCGACCGCCCGATGGCCGAGTACGTGCTCGGCTGCGTGCTGGCGTTCGCCAAGGACCTGCCCGGGACGCTCGCGCTGCAGTCCCGTACGCGGTGGCGGCACCGCGAGACCGAGGGCGTCGCCGGGAAGCGCGCCACGGTCGTCGGCAGCGGGCCGATCGGACACGCGATCGCGGACCTGCTCCGGGCCGTCGGGCTGCGGACCGAGCTGGTCGGCCGGCGCGGCGGGGAGGGCGTGCATCCCTTCGACGCCCTCGACGGCCTGCTGCCCACCACGGACTTCCTGGTCCTGGCCGCCCCGCTCACCGACACCACGCGCGGGATGCTGGACAAGGCCGCGCTCGACGCCCTGCCGGACTCCGCGCGGGTGATCAACGTCGGCCGCGGCGGGCTCGTCGTCGAGCAGGACCTGGTCGACGCGTTGGCGGGCCGCCGGATCGCCGGTGCCGCGCTGGACGTGTTCGAGACCGAGCCGCTGCCGGACGACTCCCCCCTGTGGGCGATGCCGAACGTGATCGTCTCCCCGCACATGTCCGGCGACGTCGTCGGCTGGCGGGACCTGCTCGTCGACCTGTTCCTCGACAACCTCACCCGCTACCGCGCCGGCGAGCCGCTGCGCAACGTCGTCGACAAGAGCCTCGGCTACGTCTCCGGAAAGGGCTGA
- a CDS encoding aspartate aminotransferase family protein: MAQLSPMLTQATPVQAARGEGVHLYDTDGRRYLDFTAGIGVTSTGHCHPKVVAAAQEQVATLIHGQYTTVMHQPLLTLTERLGEVLPDGIDSLFFANSGSEAVEASVRLARHATGRPLILAFDGGFHGRTMGAAALTTSGAKIRSGIGPMMGGVAFAPFPYAYRYGWTEEQAVEFALKELDRQLVTTAPAADVAAFIIEPVLGEGGYVPTPPPFLQGLRERADRHGILLIADEVQTGYGRTGRFWGHQHAAGATPDILITAKGLASGFPLSAIAAPRDLMAKARPGSQGGTYGGNAVACAAAIATLEVVQEEGLVENAATQGRRLLDAVRAATADVPVVGDVRGLGLMVGIEFTAPDGTPDAATAVRAHAAAAEQGLLLLTCGAFGNVVRMIPPLVVNAEQVDEGVALWTKALADAVS; encoded by the coding sequence ATGGCACAGCTGTCCCCGATGCTCACCCAGGCCACCCCGGTCCAGGCCGCGCGCGGCGAGGGCGTCCACCTCTACGACACCGACGGCCGCCGGTACCTCGACTTCACCGCGGGCATCGGCGTGACCAGCACCGGGCACTGCCACCCCAAGGTCGTCGCGGCGGCCCAGGAGCAGGTTGCGACACTGATCCACGGCCAGTACACGACAGTCATGCACCAGCCCCTGCTGACGCTCACCGAGCGGCTCGGGGAGGTGCTGCCGGACGGTATCGACAGCCTGTTCTTCGCCAACTCCGGCAGCGAGGCCGTCGAGGCCTCCGTGCGGCTCGCCCGGCACGCCACCGGCCGGCCGCTGATCCTGGCGTTCGACGGCGGCTTCCACGGGCGCACCATGGGTGCGGCCGCGCTGACCACCTCCGGCGCGAAGATCCGCTCCGGCATCGGCCCGATGATGGGCGGCGTCGCGTTCGCGCCGTTCCCGTACGCGTACCGCTACGGCTGGACCGAGGAGCAGGCCGTCGAGTTCGCGCTCAAGGAGCTCGACCGGCAGCTGGTCACCACCGCGCCGGCCGCGGACGTCGCCGCGTTCATCATCGAGCCGGTCCTCGGTGAGGGCGGCTACGTGCCGACCCCGCCGCCGTTCCTGCAGGGCCTGCGCGAGCGCGCCGACCGCCACGGCATCCTGCTGATCGCCGACGAGGTGCAGACCGGCTACGGCCGCACCGGGAGGTTCTGGGGCCACCAGCACGCCGCCGGCGCCACCCCGGACATCCTGATCACCGCGAAGGGCCTGGCCAGCGGCTTCCCCCTGTCCGCGATCGCCGCGCCGCGGGACCTGATGGCGAAGGCGCGCCCGGGCTCGCAGGGCGGGACCTACGGCGGCAACGCGGTGGCCTGCGCCGCGGCGATCGCGACCCTGGAGGTCGTGCAGGAGGAGGGGCTCGTCGAGAACGCCGCGACCCAGGGCAGGAGGCTGCTCGACGCCGTCCGCGCCGCCACGGCGGACGTCCCCGTCGTCGGCGACGTCCGCGGCCTCGGCCTGATGGTCGGGATCGAGTTCACCGCCCCCGACGGCACCCCGGACGCCGCCACCGCCGTCCGGGCGCACGCCGCAGCGGCCGAGCAGGGCCTGCTGCTGCTGACCTGCGGCGCCTTCGGCAACGTCGTGCGGATGATCCCGCCGCTGGTGGTGAACGCCGAGCAGGTCGACGAGGGCGTCGCGCTCTGGACGAAGGCGCTCGCCGACGCCGTCTCCTGA
- a CDS encoding S1C family serine protease yields the protein MSDEQDARERAEPDSSVPPQDAPRPDAPGPEIADLREEAGGPPRLSPRPLERPPVDPRTAAAFARPNGVDGGFASTPGSNGRTRLAPVPTAALATAFGRPVTGGPTLQRPPVEAGGSDGDGADPFWNSGAQQDPWRDPATPVELGPPQPAEQTPGASAPARVGARLSVRELLFGRRVDPKALALLGVVALLIGAVGGLVGRYTAEGANSLTDPGATLTATSDGKERPPGSVADIAQRVLPAVVSVDVKVGQEGGTGSGVVIDQAGYVLTNNHVIAPAAGAQGATIEAVFSNGTRAPAQIVGRDPKTDLAVVKVRVTNPTVATIGTSKSLVVGDGVIAIGSPLGLAGTVTEGIVSAVDRPIRLDGEGSDVAVIDAVQTDAAINPGNSGGPLVDSTGAVVGINSAIRSLGAMQDEGGSIGLGFAIPIDDARVIAEELIGTGVVKHADLGVNTRSVTDGAADGAEVQNVVHGGAAAVAGILEGDVIVKVADRSVAGADELVVAVRKRNPGDVVPIQLVRDGRPLTVTATLASD from the coding sequence ATGTCAGACGAGCAGGACGCGCGCGAGCGCGCCGAGCCGGACTCGTCCGTGCCCCCGCAGGACGCACCCCGGCCGGACGCGCCCGGGCCCGAGATCGCCGATCTCCGCGAAGAGGCGGGCGGGCCGCCCCGGCTGAGCCCGCGCCCGCTCGAGCGGCCGCCCGTCGATCCCCGCACCGCCGCGGCCTTCGCCCGGCCGAACGGGGTCGACGGGGGCTTCGCCTCGACGCCCGGCAGCAACGGCCGTACCCGGCTCGCCCCGGTCCCCACCGCCGCCCTGGCCACGGCCTTCGGCCGTCCCGTGACCGGCGGACCCACCCTGCAACGCCCGCCCGTCGAGGCCGGTGGCTCCGACGGTGACGGCGCGGACCCCTTCTGGAACTCCGGCGCCCAGCAGGATCCCTGGCGTGACCCCGCCACGCCGGTCGAGCTCGGTCCGCCGCAGCCCGCTGAGCAGACCCCGGGCGCCAGCGCGCCGGCCCGCGTCGGCGCCCGGCTCAGCGTCCGGGAGCTGCTGTTCGGTCGCCGCGTCGACCCGAAGGCCCTGGCCCTGCTCGGCGTCGTCGCGCTTCTCATCGGGGCAGTCGGCGGGCTCGTCGGCCGCTACACCGCGGAGGGCGCCAACTCGCTCACCGATCCCGGCGCCACCCTGACCGCCACGTCGGACGGCAAGGAACGCCCGCCCGGCTCGGTCGCGGACATCGCGCAGCGGGTCCTCCCCGCGGTCGTCTCCGTCGATGTCAAGGTGGGGCAGGAGGGCGGGACCGGTTCCGGCGTCGTGATCGACCAGGCCGGTTACGTGCTCACCAACAACCACGTCATCGCCCCGGCCGCGGGCGCGCAGGGCGCGACCATCGAGGCCGTGTTCAGCAACGGCACCCGGGCCCCGGCGCAGATCGTCGGCCGGGACCCGAAGACGGACCTTGCGGTGGTCAAGGTGCGGGTGACCAACCCGACCGTCGCGACCATCGGGACGTCGAAGTCACTGGTCGTCGGGGACGGTGTGATCGCCATCGGGTCGCCGCTCGGCCTGGCCGGCACGGTCACCGAAGGCATCGTCAGCGCCGTCGACCGGCCCATCCGGCTCGACGGCGAGGGCTCGGACGTGGCGGTCATCGACGCCGTCCAGACCGACGCCGCGATCAACCCCGGCAACTCCGGCGGGCCGCTCGTGGACTCCACCGGTGCCGTCGTCGGGATCAACAGCGCGATCCGCAGCCTCGGCGCGATGCAGGACGAGGGCGGTTCCATCGGCCTCGGCTTCGCCATCCCGATCGACGACGCCCGGGTCATCGCGGAGGAGCTGATCGGCACCGGCGTGGTCAAGCACGCGGACCTGGGCGTCAACACCCGCTCGGTCACCGACGGCGCCGCCGATGGCGCGGAGGTGCAGAACGTCGTGCACGGCGGGGCGGCCGCTGTGGCCGGGATCCTCGAGGGGGACGTGATCGTGAAGGTCGCGGACCGGTCCGTCGCCGGGGCGGACGAGCTCGTCGTCGCGGTCCGGAAACGCAACCCCGGGGACGTCGTGCCGATCCAGCTGGTCCGGGACGGCCGACCGCTGACGGTGACGGCCACCCTGGCGTCCGACTAG
- a CDS encoding GntR family transcriptional regulator, whose protein sequence is MELDTSGLEPLERRSTAAIVADRIRTAIMRGTFPPGTQLGEVELANRLGVSRGPLREAMQRLVAEGLLRSERHRGLFVRDLDAADVRDVYTARTAVERAAALLLLAEGDRSAAVARLTAALATMEAAAAAGDAVALADADHDFHAELVAASGSPRLHRMARALLVETRMCLAALQQTAPPAEDLLDEHRTLRDALRDGDAARFVGMLEAHMADAVARILDVTAVADLTTDEPDPTGAVPA, encoded by the coding sequence ATGGAGCTGGACACGAGCGGGCTGGAGCCCCTGGAGCGGCGGTCGACGGCGGCGATCGTCGCGGACCGCATCCGCACGGCGATCATGCGCGGGACCTTCCCGCCCGGGACCCAGCTCGGGGAGGTCGAGCTCGCGAACCGCCTGGGGGTGAGCCGCGGTCCACTGCGCGAGGCGATGCAGCGGCTCGTCGCCGAGGGGTTGCTGCGCAGCGAGCGGCACCGCGGGCTGTTCGTCCGGGACCTCGACGCGGCGGACGTGCGGGACGTCTACACGGCCCGGACCGCCGTCGAACGGGCTGCGGCGTTGCTGCTGCTCGCCGAGGGCGACCGCAGCGCCGCGGTCGCGCGGCTCACCGCGGCGCTCGCGACGATGGAGGCCGCCGCGGCCGCGGGGGACGCCGTCGCGCTGGCCGACGCGGACCACGACTTCCACGCCGAGCTCGTCGCCGCGTCCGGGAGCCCGCGGCTGCACCGGATGGCCCGCGCCCTGCTCGTCGAGACGCGGATGTGCCTGGCAGCGCTGCAGCAGACCGCCCCGCCGGCGGAGGACCTGCTCGACGAGCACCGCACGCTGCGCGACGCGCTGCGGGACGGCGACGCCGCCCGGTTCGTGGGGATGCTCGAGGCGCACATGGCGGACGCGGTCGCGCGGATCCTGGACGTCACGGCCGTCGCGGACCTGACCACGGACGAACCCGACCCGACCGGAGCCGTCCCCGCCTGA
- the tatB gene encoding Sec-independent protein translocase protein TatB yields the protein MFDSVGWGEILVLIVAGLFILGPERLPAAAAWLGKTIRQVREYATGAKDQLRNELGPEFDELRKPLEDLRGLRNFNPRTAVRRSLFDDGDLFGAKPNGHAPGANSGSVTAQPHPAAAPQPEKLAPNERPPIDPDAT from the coding sequence GTGTTCGACTCCGTCGGCTGGGGCGAGATCCTGGTCCTCATCGTGGCGGGCCTGTTCATCCTGGGCCCGGAGCGGCTGCCGGCTGCCGCGGCGTGGCTGGGCAAGACCATCCGGCAGGTCCGCGAGTACGCCACGGGCGCGAAGGACCAGCTGCGCAACGAGCTCGGCCCGGAGTTCGACGAGCTGCGCAAACCCCTGGAGGACCTGCGCGGCCTGCGGAACTTCAACCCCCGCACCGCGGTCCGCCGGAGCCTCTTCGACGACGGCGACCTGTTCGGCGCAAAGCCCAACGGCCACGCCCCGGGAGCGAACAGCGGCAGCGTGACCGCGCAGCCGCATCCGGCGGCGGCGCCGCAGCCGGAGAAGCTCGCCCCGAACGAGCGCCCCCCGATCGACCCGGACGCGACCTGA